Part of the Sinomonas atrocyanea genome is shown below.
CCGCGTTCTCGGACGTCAGAGGGGACCCCGACCGCCTCCAGGATGCCGTATCGCACTGGTTCGCGGTCACAGGCCTCGTGGCCTTCCCGGTGTCGGTGCTCACGGCGCTGCTCGCGCCCGATCTGGTGCACGTGCTCTACGGGGACGCCTGGGCGGCCGCCGCGCCGATCCTCTCAGTCCTTGCCGTCTACGGGGCGCTGTTCGTGGTGGCGCTCGTCGCCTCCAACCTCCTGGTCGGAACAGGGCACACGGTGTGGGTCTTCCTCGTCCAGGCCGTGTGGCTCGGGTCCCTGGTCCCGACGATCGTCCTCGGGGTACAGCACTTCGGCGTCCTCGGGGCGGCCTATGCCCACGTCGCAGTCGTGCTCCTCGTCGTGGTCCCTGCCTACGGCTTCGCCCTCCGCCGCGTCCTCCCGCAGCCCTGGCGCCTCGCCGTGACGGCGCTCGCCCGTCCAGCGGCGGCGGCGTTCGCCGCCGGGGCGGCGGCGGCGCTGACCGCGCTGCTGCTCCCCGGGGGACTGCCGCGGCTGCTCGGAGCAGGAGCAGCGGGCGCCCTGGTGTTCCTCCTCGTGGCGCGCCGGACGATCGTGCGCTATCTCCCGGCCCGCGCCGTGACCCGGCTGCGCGCCCTCAAGGGCCCGATCGGGGGCGCCCGGACGGCCGCTGTCCCGGCTGGGGGCGCGGGCGGCCGCCTGCAGGACCAGGGGGCCGCCGAATGATGCGGCCGGAACGAGATCCCCTGTCCGACGGTCCTGCCGGCGCACCGCTCGGCACGTCCGGGCCGCGCCCCCGGCTCGTCTGGTTCCGCAGCATCCGCGCCGGCCTTCCGGACTTCTTGGCGAACCACCTCGCGGAGCAGGTGCGGACCATGTCGAGGTTCTTCGACGTGCACGTCCTCGACGCCGTGGGCGACTACGACGAGATCTGCGACCGTCTGGAACCGGACCTGTGCGTCCTCGAATCCGGCGTCTACGCGGGGGAACGCCGGCTGGCGAACACCGCATCCCATCCGAGGGTCCCCAAACTCGGATTCCTGCATGCCGATGCGTTCGACACCTCGCGCGCAGCCTTCATTGCCGACATGGAACGCTGGGGAGTCCATTCGTACTTCACCACATCGATGTCGATGGCCGACTACACGCCGGAGATCGCCGACAGGCTGTTCGTGTGGCCCAACACGGTGGAGGCGCAGGCCTTCGCCGGGCCCGCCGGTCCGAGAGCAGTGCCCGTGCTGCTCACCGGGAGCCGGGCGCGCCACTACCCGTGGCGCAACGCGGTGGGCCGGGTCCTCGAGGAGAACTTCACAACGCTCAGGATGCCGCACTTCGGCTGGGCCGGTGAGCGGGGCACCGAGCGCATGGCCTGGGGCGGCGACTACGCCCGCCTGCTCCGAACAGCCGTCTTCGTGCCCACGTGCGGGACGATGGCGCACGACTTGGTCCGCAAGCATCTCGAGATCCCCGCTGCCGGCGCCTGCCTCGTGACCGAGCGGACGCCCACGGTCGAGGCGGCGGGATTCCAGGACATGGTGAACTGCGTGTTCGCGGATGCCGGCGACGTGGTCGAGAGGCTCCGCGCCCTCATCGCCGATGAGCCCCTGCGCGAGCGCATCACGGCCGCTGGCACGGCGCTGGTCATCGGGCACCATGCCGCCGAACATCGGGACCAGGTACTCCAGTGGTACCGCCTCGCCAGGGAGCACGGGCCGGACACCCCCATGTCCCAGAGCTGGCCGGACGGACGGCTCACCGCGGTCGAGGGCGGGAGGCCGCACAAAACAGTCCGCCTCACCGTCGGAGGGCTCGACCGCCTCGATCTCGCAGCGGGCTGGGCGGCCGTCGGCCGGGGCGACCTGGTATCCGCGGAGAGCGCGTTCGGCAGGGCCCTGAACTACTTCTTCATCCCGGAAGCGGCGGTCGGCATGGCGCACACGGCCCTTCTCCAAGGCAAGCCGCGGGCAGCCCAGGACTGGGTGTCACGCCTGCTGGTGACGTCCTTTGCACACTATGCGGTTCCCCACCCCGATCCCGTCTTCTGGGCCTACCAAATCCGCGTCCACCTCTGCGCCGGTGACCTGGCCTCGGCAGCCGAGGCGGCGCGGAGATTCCCGGCGCTGAAGCATCCTGAGCTCGATCGCGTGCGCGGCGCGGCCCTTCTCGCGGTGGGCGCGCCGTCCGGCGGAGCAGCGCGGGGCACCGTTGCGGGGGAGCCCACGCCCACGACGGCTCCGGTTCCCCCTCGGTCGGAGGCCGAGTGGGCTGCCGAGCTGGAGACGATGCGGGGCGCCTGCGCTGGCGGGGGCGGCAGCAGCCTGAGGAGGCTTCCGATCCTTCCCTCGCTCCCTCGGGGCGCCTCGGCCCTGTGGGGGCGCGCCCACGTGTCCGCCCTCGTGGCGCGCCAGGCCTCAGGCCGGCTGCAGCCCGTGGTGGTGTCCACAGTCCGGGCCCGCCTCTCGCCGTTGAAGCGCCGGCTGCTGACCGACGCCGTCTCCGAGGAGATCGCGCGCACCCTCGAGACTGAGCCCATCGACACTGCCGTCCTCGTGGGCGCCCGTCGGCGAAGCCGGATCGGCCGGGCCGTGGAGGCCGCCGTCGGGCGGAACCCCAGCATCCGGCAGGTCGAACGGATACCTCCGGCACACGGCGACCACACGGACACCACGGAGCACCCGGACCGCGGTCGGGGCGCCCGGCTGGTGTTCGTCGCGCGCAGCGGATGGCCCCTGCTCGTGGACCTCGGTCTGCTCGCCGGCGCCGCCCTCATCGTCCTCGAGGGGACCACGCGGCGCAGCGGAGTCCAGGCTCTGGAGCGGCTGTCGGCCGCCGGCTACGCCGTCGCGGTCCACGAACCGGGGTACCGCGACGGCTGCGCAGTCCTGCGGCGCACCGTGCCGGAGCCCGACATGACGACGGAGGAAGGAGGAGCGCTGTGGAGCGAGTAGCGCAGGCGCTGCGGATGCGCCCGGCCCGCGCCGGCCAGGAGGGCCCTCCCCCCGGGCGTGTGAGCGTCGTGATCCCCTGCTTCAACTACGCCCCCTACCTTCAGGACGCTGTCGACGGCGCGCTCGCCCAGAGGGGTGCCATCGTCGACGTCGTCATCGTCGACGACGCCTCGACGGACGGCAGCTGGCAGGTCGCACAGCGTCTCGAACAGGCCAGCGGGCGCATCACGGCCCTGAGGCATACGGCCAATCGCGGGCCCGTCGCGACCTTCAACGACGGGGTGGCCGCCGCCACCGGGGACTTCATCATCCGGCTCGATGCAGATGACCTCCTCACCCCCGGCTCGGTGGCGAGAGCGCTCGCCCTCTTCCACGCCTTTCCCTCCGTCGGGCTCGTCTACGGACACCCCGTGCACTTCTCCGGCGCGCCCGTCCCGGGATACCGCGGCCGCTGCCGGTCGTGGTCCGTGTGGCCGGGCGCCGAATGGCTTGCACGCCGGTGTGCGTCCGCCGTGAACGTCATCACCGCGCCCGAAGCGATGATGCGCACATCGGCCCTCGACGCGGCAGGTCCCTTCCAGCGCGAGCTCCGCCACACGCACGACTTCGAACTGTGGCTCCGGCTCGCCGCGGTGAGCGATGTCGGCCATGTCGACGGAGCCGACCAGGCATGGCACCGGATCCATCCCGGAAGCCTGTCATCCTCGGTGGCACCCCTTGAAGACCTCGGGGAGCGCAGGGCAGCCTTCGACGCGCTGTTCGGCCACGGCGGTCCCCGGATCGACAACGGTTCCGAGCTCGCGGCCCAGGCGAGGACGGCCCTCGCCCGCGAGGCCGTGACGCTGGCCTGCCGCGAGTACGACCGTGGGCGGGGAGAGCTGGCAGCTGCGGCCGGGTTCGTGCACGCCGCGAGGGAACTCGTCCCCGATCCCACCGGACTTCCCGGGTGGAGCGGGCTCGAGCGCAGAATGCGGGGCCGGCCGCCCGGACGGACTCTGTCCTTGCTGCCGAGGCTGTCCCGCCGGGTGAGGACGCAACTCCGCGCGGCAGCGTGGCGCTATCGAGGGGTGATGTGAGATGGACCG
Proteins encoded:
- a CDS encoding glycosyltransferase, which gives rise to MMRPERDPLSDGPAGAPLGTSGPRPRLVWFRSIRAGLPDFLANHLAEQVRTMSRFFDVHVLDAVGDYDEICDRLEPDLCVLESGVYAGERRLANTASHPRVPKLGFLHADAFDTSRAAFIADMERWGVHSYFTTSMSMADYTPEIADRLFVWPNTVEAQAFAGPAGPRAVPVLLTGSRARHYPWRNAVGRVLEENFTTLRMPHFGWAGERGTERMAWGGDYARLLRTAVFVPTCGTMAHDLVRKHLEIPAAGACLVTERTPTVEAAGFQDMVNCVFADAGDVVERLRALIADEPLRERITAAGTALVIGHHAAEHRDQVLQWYRLAREHGPDTPMSQSWPDGRLTAVEGGRPHKTVRLTVGGLDRLDLAAGWAAVGRGDLVSAESAFGRALNYFFIPEAAVGMAHTALLQGKPRAAQDWVSRLLVTSFAHYAVPHPDPVFWAYQIRVHLCAGDLASAAEAARRFPALKHPELDRVRGAALLAVGAPSGGAARGTVAGEPTPTTAPVPPRSEAEWAAELETMRGACAGGGGSSLRRLPILPSLPRGASALWGRAHVSALVARQASGRLQPVVVSTVRARLSPLKRRLLTDAVSEEIARTLETEPIDTAVLVGARRRSRIGRAVEAAVGRNPSIRQVERIPPAHGDHTDTTEHPDRGRGARLVFVARSGWPLLVDLGLLAGAALIVLEGTTRRSGVQALERLSAAGYAVAVHEPGYRDGCAVLRRTVPEPDMTTEEGGALWSE
- a CDS encoding glycosyltransferase family 2 protein yields the protein MERVAQALRMRPARAGQEGPPPGRVSVVIPCFNYAPYLQDAVDGALAQRGAIVDVVIVDDASTDGSWQVAQRLEQASGRITALRHTANRGPVATFNDGVAAATGDFIIRLDADDLLTPGSVARALALFHAFPSVGLVYGHPVHFSGAPVPGYRGRCRSWSVWPGAEWLARRCASAVNVITAPEAMMRTSALDAAGPFQRELRHTHDFELWLRLAAVSDVGHVDGADQAWHRIHPGSLSSSVAPLEDLGERRAAFDALFGHGGPRIDNGSELAAQARTALAREAVTLACREYDRGRGELAAAAGFVHAARELVPDPTGLPGWSGLERRMRGRPPGRTLSLLPRLSRRVRTQLRAAAWRYRGVM